A genomic stretch from Methylorubrum extorquens includes:
- a CDS encoding protein of unknown function (Evidence 5 : Unknown function) produces MWAGPPRARALRVDTTPLRRGGRAVECTALEMRHGCKPIGGSNPPLSATYLFQAVSLRPYTRCFRCAFSRGQLDAVPSEPTRYRLTCWDKCCVLGGHMARAVKKPTALTVSCAKEPGKYGDGDGLYLVVDPGGSRRWLMIFRQHNRQREMGLGSAAVVKLADASRLRDDARKLIAEGRDPIAKRKKPDSTTAKAVPFGGYELCSNPRSCIISCPEMRASIIYPFQQPITKLQS; encoded by the coding sequence TTGTGGGCGGGCCCGCCCCGTGCTAGGGCGCTCCGCGTCGATACGACACCTCTGCGGAGAGGTGGCAGAGCGGTTGAATGCACCGCACTCGAAATGCGGCATGGGTGCAAGCCCATCGGGGGTTCGAATCCCCCCCTCTCCGCCACTTACCTGTTTCAGGCGGTTTCCCTCAGACCCTACACCCGTTGCTTCCGCTGCGCTTTTTCGCGCGGGCAGCTTGACGCGGTCCCATCCGAACCAACCAGATACCGCCTCACTTGCTGGGATAAATGCTGTGTGTTGGGCGGACACATGGCGCGGGCGGTCAAAAAACCCACCGCACTGACGGTCTCATGTGCGAAGGAGCCGGGCAAGTACGGCGACGGTGATGGTCTCTACCTTGTCGTTGATCCAGGCGGCTCACGCCGATGGCTCATGATCTTCCGGCAGCACAATCGTCAACGTGAAATGGGGCTCGGCAGCGCGGCCGTGGTTAAGCTCGCCGATGCCAGTCGTCTCCGGGACGATGCCCGCAAGCTCATCGCGGAAGGCCGTGATCCGATCGCGAAGAGGAAGAAGCCGGACTCAACTACGGCCAAGGCCGTGCCGTTCGGAGGTTACGAACTGTGCTCCAACCCGCGAAGCTGCATCATCTCATGCCCGGAAATGCGAGCATCTATAATTTACCCTTTTCAGCAGCCGATTACTAAACTGCAATCCTAA
- a CDS encoding protein of unknown function (Evidence 5 : Unknown function) — MSYFTVTPQRTALSHAHETFRLIVPDDCWNLLDAI, encoded by the coding sequence GTGTCGTATTTCACCGTCACGCCACAACGTACTGCGCTCAGCCATGCGCATGAAACGTTCCGGTTGATCGTCCCTGATGACTGCTGGAATTTGCTGGATGCGATTTAG
- a CDS encoding protein of unknown function (Evidence 5 : Unknown function) has translation MAERGGFEPPMGLHPCRISSAVHSTALPPLRRGVVSTRSALARGGPAHKPALQRMGDFAVWALAEGWACGVHATHVRPVRFRRS, from the coding sequence GTGGCGGAGAGGGGGGGATTCGAACCCCCGATGGGCTTGCACCCATGCCGCATTTCGAGTGCGGTGCATTCAACCGCTCTGCCACCTCTCCGCAGAGGTGTCGTATCGACGCGGAGCGCCCTAGCACGGGGCGGGCCCGCCCACAAGCCGGCTTTGCAGCGGATGGGGGACTTCGCCGTCTGGGCCCTTGCGGAGGGATGGGCGTGCGGTGTTCATGCCACCCATGTCCGACCTGTTCGTTTCCGCCGGTCTTGA
- the rarA gene encoding recombination protein (Evidence 2b : Function from indirect experimental evidences (e.g. phenotypes); Product type cp : cell process), with the protein MFMPPMSDLFVSAGLETGAPRPLADRLRPRRLAEVVGQEHLTGPDGALTRLLASRSLGSLVFWGPPGTGKTTVARLLAHETALHFEQISAIFSGIADLRKVFEAARKRRATGQGTLLFVDEIHRFNRAQLDAFLPVMEDGTVTLVGATTENPSFELNAALLSRARVLLFRALDAPALARLLARAEEMDGQPLPLDEEARAALIRMADGDGRAALTLAEEVWRSARPGEILDAETLQSLVQRRAPIYDKAQEGHYNLISALHKTVRGSDPDAALYYLCRMLDAGEDRLFIARRLVRMAVEDIGLADPQALVVANAAKDAFDFLGSPEGELALAQVTVYLACAPKSNAVYNAYKAATRVAKAAGSLAPPRTILNAPTGLMRRIGYGEGYRYDHDEPDAFSGQDYWPEALGRQHFYEPTDRGMETRYRERLAYWERLRQERRGDD; encoded by the coding sequence GTGTTCATGCCACCCATGTCCGACCTGTTCGTTTCCGCCGGTCTTGAGACGGGTGCGCCCCGGCCGCTCGCCGATCGTCTGCGCCCGCGTCGCCTCGCGGAGGTCGTGGGGCAGGAGCATCTCACGGGGCCGGACGGGGCGCTGACGCGTCTACTCGCCTCGCGCAGCCTGGGCTCGCTCGTGTTCTGGGGGCCGCCCGGCACCGGCAAGACCACCGTGGCGCGGCTGCTCGCGCACGAGACCGCCCTACATTTCGAGCAGATCTCGGCGATCTTCTCGGGCATCGCCGATCTGCGAAAGGTGTTCGAGGCGGCGCGCAAGCGGCGCGCGACGGGCCAGGGCACGCTCCTGTTCGTCGATGAGATCCATCGCTTCAACCGCGCCCAGCTCGATGCCTTCCTGCCGGTGATGGAGGACGGGACCGTCACGCTCGTCGGCGCGACGACGGAGAATCCGTCATTCGAACTGAATGCCGCTCTGCTGTCGCGCGCGCGGGTGCTGCTGTTTCGTGCGTTGGACGCCCCCGCGCTCGCCCGGCTGCTGGCCCGGGCCGAAGAGATGGACGGCCAGCCGCTGCCCCTCGATGAGGAGGCGCGCGCGGCGCTGATCCGCATGGCCGACGGCGACGGACGCGCGGCGCTGACGCTGGCGGAAGAGGTGTGGCGCTCGGCTCGACCCGGCGAGATCCTCGACGCGGAGACGCTTCAGAGCCTCGTGCAGCGCCGGGCGCCGATCTACGACAAGGCGCAGGAGGGGCACTACAACCTCATCTCCGCGCTGCATAAGACGGTGCGCGGCTCGGATCCCGACGCCGCCCTGTACTATCTCTGCCGCATGCTGGATGCGGGCGAGGACCGATTGTTCATCGCCCGGCGCCTCGTGCGGATGGCGGTGGAGGATATCGGACTGGCCGACCCGCAGGCCCTTGTCGTGGCGAACGCGGCCAAGGACGCCTTCGACTTCCTCGGTTCGCCCGAGGGCGAACTGGCGCTGGCGCAGGTCACCGTCTATCTCGCCTGCGCGCCGAAATCGAACGCGGTCTACAACGCCTACAAGGCGGCCACACGGGTGGCGAAGGCTGCGGGCTCGCTCGCGCCGCCGCGCACCATCCTCAACGCCCCCACGGGGCTGATGCGGCGGATCGGCTACGGCGAGGGTTACCGCTACGACCACGACGAGCCCGATGCCTTCTCGGGCCAGGATTATTGGCCGGAAGCGCTTGGCCGCCAGCATTTCTACGAGCCGACCGACCGGGGCATGGAAACCCGCTACCGGGAGCGGCTGGCCTACTGGGAACGGCTGCGGCAGGAGCGCCGCGGCGACGATTGA
- a CDS encoding putative Zn dependent carboxypeptidase (Evidence 3 : Putative function from multiple computational evidences; Product type e : enzyme) yields the protein MQAYATLSATFARLGALEDASGILGWDTQTQMPDGASDTRGEQLAVLSVLAHEILTDPRNAERFDAAEAEGHLGEWERANLREMRRAYAHAAAVPGDLVEAASKAATRCEMVWREARRDSDFARLRPHLEEVLRLQRRVGEAKGAALGLAPYDALLDGYDPGMRRARIDPIFAALRAVLPDLVVAARERQAADALPLPLPGPFPVATQREIGLQLMRAVGFDFARGRLDISLHPFCGGATDDVRITTRYDEASATGALMGVLHETGHALYEQGRPAAWRHQPVGQARGMSLHESQSLLVEMQACRSAEFCAYLAPTLRAAFGGEGPAWEAKNLHRLYTRVEPGFIRVDADEVTYPAHILLRYRLETAMIAGDLTVADLPGAFNDGMKELLGLTVPDDRHGCLQDIHWPGGSFGYFPTYTLGALAAAQLFKAACAAHPGIRPALAEGDFSQLRGWLRENVHARASLMETDELLTAATGKPLGADDFLAHLRSRYLGTV from the coding sequence ATGCAGGCTTACGCGACGCTCAGCGCCACCTTCGCCCGGCTCGGCGCGCTGGAGGATGCGAGCGGCATCCTCGGCTGGGACACGCAGACCCAAATGCCGGACGGCGCCTCCGATACCCGCGGCGAGCAACTGGCCGTGCTGAGCGTGCTCGCCCACGAGATCCTCACCGACCCGCGCAACGCGGAGCGGTTCGACGCGGCGGAAGCGGAGGGCCACCTCGGTGAATGGGAGCGGGCCAACCTGCGCGAGATGCGCCGGGCCTATGCCCACGCGGCGGCGGTGCCGGGCGATCTCGTCGAGGCGGCCTCGAAAGCGGCGACGCGCTGCGAAATGGTCTGGCGCGAGGCACGGCGCGATTCGGATTTCGCGCGGCTGCGTCCCCATCTCGAAGAGGTGCTGCGGCTGCAACGCCGCGTCGGCGAGGCGAAGGGGGCGGCGCTCGGCCTCGCGCCCTACGACGCGCTGCTCGACGGATACGACCCCGGCATGCGGCGGGCGCGCATCGATCCGATCTTCGCGGCGTTGCGCGCCGTCCTGCCGGATCTCGTCGTCGCGGCGCGCGAGCGGCAGGCGGCTGACGCCCTTCCCCTGCCGCTGCCGGGTCCGTTTCCGGTAGCGACCCAGCGGGAGATCGGCCTGCAGCTGATGCGGGCCGTGGGCTTCGATTTCGCGCGCGGACGGCTCGATATCAGCCTGCACCCGTTCTGCGGCGGGGCCACCGACGACGTGCGCATCACCACCCGCTACGACGAGGCGAGCGCCACCGGGGCGCTGATGGGCGTGCTGCACGAGACCGGCCATGCGCTCTACGAGCAGGGCCGCCCGGCCGCATGGCGCCACCAGCCGGTGGGGCAGGCCCGCGGCATGAGCCTGCATGAGAGCCAATCGCTGCTCGTCGAGATGCAGGCCTGCCGCTCGGCCGAGTTCTGCGCCTACCTTGCGCCGACCCTGCGCGCGGCGTTCGGCGGCGAAGGGCCGGCCTGGGAGGCGAAGAACCTGCACCGTCTCTACACCCGCGTCGAGCCGGGCTTCATCCGGGTGGATGCCGACGAGGTGACTTACCCCGCTCACATCCTGCTGCGATACCGCCTGGAGACGGCGATGATCGCCGGCGACCTCACGGTGGCCGACCTGCCGGGCGCCTTCAACGACGGCATGAAGGAATTGCTGGGGCTCACCGTGCCCGACGACCGGCACGGCTGCCTTCAGGACATCCACTGGCCGGGCGGCAGCTTCGGCTATTTTCCGACCTACACCCTCGGGGCACTGGCCGCCGCTCAGCTCTTCAAGGCGGCCTGCGCCGCCCATCCCGGCATCCGCCCGGCCCTCGCCGAGGGCGATTTTTCGCAGCTGCGCGGCTGGCTGCGGGAGAACGTCCATGCCCGCGCGAGCCTGATGGAAACCGATGAGCTGCTGACCGCTGCGACCGGAAAGCCGCTCGGGGCGGATGATTTCCTGGCGCATCTGCGCAGCCGTTATCTCGGGACCGTGTAG
- a CDS encoding protein of unknown function (Evidence 5 : Unknown function), with translation MSTQCCFGRKVESLCETLPIEQDRLEALLFPTVIRLWRSVVFHRHATTYCAQPCA, from the coding sequence ATGTCTACCCAATGTTGTTTTGGGCGCAAGGTCGAAAGTTTGTGTGAAACATTGCCTATTGAGCAAGACCGCTTAGAGGCGCTACTCTTTCCCACCGTCATTCGGCTGTGGCGGAGTGTCGTATTTCACCGTCACGCCACAACGTACTGCGCTCAGCCATGCGCATGA
- a CDS encoding protein of unknown function (Evidence 5 : Unknown function), which translates to MPGSFAHETVSAVGFLTARAMCPPNTQHLSQQVRRYLVGSDGTASSCPREKAQRKQRV; encoded by the coding sequence TTGCCCGGCTCCTTCGCACATGAGACCGTCAGTGCGGTGGGTTTTTTGACCGCCCGCGCCATGTGTCCGCCCAACACACAGCATTTATCCCAGCAAGTGAGGCGGTATCTGGTTGGTTCGGATGGGACCGCGTCAAGCTGCCCGCGCGAAAAAGCGCAGCGGAAGCAACGGGTGTAG